The sequence CTTTGCCCACCCAGTTGACCCGTCAGCGATCCCACTGCGAGCTCTGATcatccccctctctgtctcctgtAACCCCAGTGAGGGGCTTTGCCCACCCAGTTGACCCGTCACCGATCCCACTGCGAGCTCTGATcatccccctctctgtctcctgtAACCCCAGTGAGGGGCTTTGCCCACCCAGTTGACCCGTCAGCGAACCCACTGCGAGCTCtgatcatccccccccccccgtctcctgTAACCCCAGTGAGGGGCTTTGCCCACCCAGTTGACCCGTCAGCGAACCCACTGCGAGCTCtgatcatcccccccccccgtctcctgTAACCCCAGTGAGGGGCTTTGCCCACCCAGTTGACCCGTCACCGATCCCACTGCGAGCTCTGATcatccccctctctgtctcctgtAACCCCAGTGAGGGGCTTTGCCCACCCAGTTGACCCGTCACCGATCCCACTGCGAGCTCTGATCATCCCCCCCCCGTCTCCTGTAACCCCAGTGAGGGGCTTTGCCCACCCAGTTGACCCGTCAGCGATCCCACTGCGAGCTCTGATCATCCCCCCCTCTGTCTCCTGTAACCCCAGTGAGGGGCTTTGCCCACCCAGTTGACCCGTCAgcgatcccactgcaagctctgatcaTCCCCCCCTCTGTCTCCTGTAACCCCAGTGAGGGGCTTTGCCCACCCAGTTAACCCGTCAGCGATCCCACTGCGAGCTCTGATCATCCCCCCCTCTGTCTCCTGTAACCCCAGTGAGGGGCTTTGCCCACCCAGTTGACCCGTCAGCGATCCCACTGCGAGCTCTGATCATCCCCCCCTCTGTCTCCTGTAACCCCAGTGAGGGGCTTTGCCCACCCAGTTGACCCGTCACCGATCCCACTGCGAGCTCtgatcatccccccccccccgtctcctgTAACCCCAGTGAGGGGCTTTGCCCACCCAGTTAACCATATTGTCATCCACCCCCTCCATACAGATGGCAAACAAAGAACCcggcactccactccactcctcaCAGGCGATGACAATCTACTcgcactctctggcatctcccacagAGCCAaggtctcatccaatttacttcctcatcCTGAAAGACCTGAAGTCCAGTGGGGACCGCCTCCACTTTCCTGGCAGCTCCCTCGAAAAACTTAACATTGtgacccaccacacacacacagccccgCTGACCGTCTCCAGCCAGCCCCTGCCTATCCAAACACTCCTATTtccagtcctttagaataccCTGTCATATCTTTCCCACCACTAACGTCAGGTTCACCAGCTGATACCTGCAGAATACTAGGTATCCTCTAATACCCAGTGTCCCCCACGATGATTGAGGTACCTCTGCTCATGCCCCGGCAATTTCTGCCCTTGCCTCCCACGAGGTCTGACGGAACCCCCTGCCAGACCCCGGGGACtcaccacctcctctgtaatctgctgCTTTGCCAGCCTCCCATACACCACCACGTCCATCTCCCGGGTAAATACAGGTGAGGTCTCTCCGGGGCAGAGGGGGACGGGATTGAGGGGGAAACCCACTCACCTCCGTAGATAATGCGGACACTGGAGGCCACGGCCTCGCCCACATTCTCCTTCAGCCACTTCCTCATCTTCTCGTGGATCTCCTGCGCCTGCGGGGGTCAGAGGTGGAAGGTCACCGGACGGACCAGGACTCCCTGCACACCCCCACACCCCGGGTCACCACCCACACGACCCCCTTACTTACCTGCTGAGGAGTGGCCGTCTTGCCGGTTCCAATGGCCCAGACGGGTTCATAGGCGAGAACCACCTTCGACCAGTCCTTCACGTTGGCTGTGGAGCGGAGGGCAGAGGAGTCAGTGCCACTCCACCCAGCGTAGAGTCCCCCCCTCCCACTCACCTCACCCTCTCATTCCCACCGCTGTCCCCCAAGCCCTCCTCCTCCCTCAGTTAACCCACCCCAGACCATCCTGCTTCCAAACACCCCCTGGAGCACTTCCTTCCTCCCACACACCCcaccctctcattcccactgctgtcccccaagccctccccctccctcagttAACCCACCCCAGACACCCCCCCAAGACCATCCTGCTTCCAACCACCCCCTGGAGCACTTCCTTCCTCCCACACACCCcaccctctcattcccactgcTGTCCCCCAAGCCCTCCTCCTCCCTCAGTTAACCCACCCCAGACCATCCTGCTTCCAAACACCCCCTGTAGCACCTCCTTCCTCCCACACACCCcaccctctcattcccactgctgtcccccaagccctccccctccctcagttAACCCACCCCAGACACCCCCCCAAGACCATCCTGCTTCCAACCACCCCCTGGAGCACTTCCTTCCTCCCACACACCCcaccctctcattcccactgctgtcccccaagccctccccctccctcagttAACCCACCCCAGACACCCCCCCAAGACCATCCTGCTTCCAACCACCCCCTGTAGCACCTCCTTCCTCCCACACACCCCACCCTCTCATTCCCACcgttccctccactctccctgtcAAAGCATCCCAAACTCCGATCCCTCACCTGAATGTCCCCTCCGGTCCAGTGTCTCCCCAGCCCTGTCCCTCCCCAACTTGCCTTAACACTCCCTTTTCCCTAACCCCTCGCCCCAACCCCACTCAACTCCCTCTCGTTGCCACCACCCCTCACCCAGAGTCCCCTCTGCTCCCTTTGTCAAACCATTCCAGACACTTGCCTGATACTCCCCCAACCCACCCCTTCACGCCCTCAGCCCCCCCCCGCCACTCACCGGCAATGACCTTGGTCTGCTCGAACACGACCTTCTCAGTGGAGCCTGCCTCCCTCTCATCCAGCTTCTCCCCCACGCAGGCGATGGCCCCCAGGCCCTCGGCCAGGGCGTGGCTAACCTTCTGTCCAATCAGCTGCAGGGTCCCGGAGGGCAAGGGTCAGCCGGGCAAGCAGGTCACCCCACCCCCGGCCCACACCTCACCTTCCTTCCGCGGGCTGTATCCCGACCTCCCTTCCTTATCGGAACTGTCGTCCCCATCTCCAACCCGCCTGACTCTCGCATCTTCCCTCCCCTTCCGAtttcctctccccccactcccgGCCCACACCTCACCTTCCTTCCGCGGGCTGTATCCCGACCTCCCTTCCTTATCGGAACTGTCGTCCCCATCTCCAACCCGCCTGACTCTCGCATCTTCCCTCCCCTTCCgatttcctctccccccacccccgg comes from Hypanus sabinus isolate sHypSab1 unplaced genomic scaffold, sHypSab1.hap1 scaffold_341, whole genome shotgun sequence and encodes:
- the LOC132388535 gene encoding triosephosphate isomerase, with the translated sequence MDAKIGVAAQNCYKVPSGAFTGEISPAMIKDCGAAWVVLGHSERRHVFGESDELIGQKVSHALAEGLGAIACVGEKLDEREAGSTEKVVFEQTKVIAANVKDWSKVVLAYEPVWAIGTGKTATPQQAQEIHEKMRKWLKENVGEAVASSVRIIYGGSVTAATCKELAGMPDVDGFLVGGASLKPEFLEIIKAKQK